Proteins found in one candidate division KSB1 bacterium genomic segment:
- the pbpC gene encoding penicillin-binding protein 1C produces MGSIKNTISRLPWIAKTGLSLVLLALIFTGLLWIVPFPHEKLRPQPSTVVLDRHGTILRVFLSSDQMWHIPVAGAKISPQLKQAIVCYEDQYFYWHFGINPIALVRAAKANLKARRIVQGGSTITMQVARMIEPKPRTIRNKLIELFRAMQLELRYSKEDILTFYFNLAPYGGNIVGIAAAAQLYFNKRPDQLSLGEFALLAAIPNSPTRLRPDVDKSATRNARDKVLRLMHRAGKISAPQLAEALAEPIPERRYDLPFLAPHLSTYLVHNYPQSKLLQTTIDAKIQQLAEEILQAQLMPWRRQGINNGAVVIIENQSQQVLALVGAADFFDAANQGQVNGAMAPRSPGSALKPFIYALGIDHGLIAPQSRLYDIPVEYAGYRPENYDNTYHGWVSVTEALTRSLNVPAVNLSAILGEDGIYSFLKNAGITTLKRDQDYYGLSLILGGCEVTLLELTNLYAGLANGGVFRPYRLLKDQPESPGKQLLSEGTCYIISEMISQLRRPDLPACWEFSMNLPKVAWKTGTSYGHRDAWSIGYTPHYTVGVWMGNFDGQGAPALVGAEVAAPVLFALFTALENQPNTRWFVQPNSVARRQVCAMSGMALTENCPVACSELYLPGISPNLPCTVHQIILIDKKTGKRLCSYCRAGRQYQERIVEQWPAEIATWMERNGFPIEKLPEHFPGCTKLAAGERPIIRSPSDNAEFKIRPSVNLKYQKILLDASVSNSIQKIFWFLDGKMIFCGAPTQKVFITPKLGDHHLLCLDEEGRSSEVKFVVK; encoded by the coding sequence ATGGGATCTATAAAAAATACCATTTCCAGATTACCTTGGATAGCAAAAACGGGTTTATCCCTGGTGCTGTTAGCTCTGATTTTTACGGGATTATTGTGGATTGTGCCGTTTCCGCACGAAAAGCTGCGGCCGCAGCCATCCACTGTGGTATTAGATCGTCATGGGACGATTCTTCGGGTTTTCCTTTCATCGGATCAGATGTGGCATATTCCAGTGGCTGGTGCGAAAATCTCTCCCCAGTTAAAGCAAGCCATCGTTTGTTATGAGGATCAATATTTTTATTGGCATTTTGGGATAAATCCAATTGCGCTCGTTCGCGCTGCGAAAGCCAATCTCAAAGCTCGTCGAATTGTTCAAGGGGGCTCAACTATCACCATGCAAGTGGCGCGCATGATCGAACCCAAACCAAGGACCATCCGCAACAAATTGATCGAGTTGTTTCGAGCGATGCAACTTGAATTGCGTTATTCCAAAGAAGATATTTTAACTTTTTATTTCAACCTTGCCCCCTATGGAGGAAATATCGTTGGCATTGCTGCCGCTGCGCAGCTCTATTTCAATAAGCGACCAGATCAGCTCAGCCTCGGAGAATTTGCTTTGCTTGCCGCCATTCCCAATTCTCCGACTCGATTACGACCGGATGTGGATAAAAGCGCAACTCGAAACGCTCGAGACAAAGTCCTGCGATTGATGCATCGCGCGGGCAAGATCTCGGCTCCGCAATTGGCCGAGGCATTGGCTGAACCGATCCCCGAAAGACGATACGATTTGCCATTCTTAGCTCCACATCTGTCCACCTATCTTGTTCACAATTATCCGCAATCGAAATTGTTGCAGACGACCATAGATGCGAAGATACAGCAATTAGCGGAAGAGATTCTGCAGGCCCAACTCATGCCATGGCGCCGACAGGGGATCAATAATGGCGCGGTGGTAATCATCGAAAATCAATCGCAACAGGTCTTGGCGCTCGTGGGTGCTGCGGATTTTTTTGATGCGGCTAATCAGGGCCAGGTCAATGGTGCAATGGCGCCGCGCTCCCCTGGTTCTGCTCTGAAACCCTTTATCTATGCCCTGGGGATCGACCATGGCCTCATTGCTCCACAAAGCCGACTCTACGATATTCCTGTCGAATATGCCGGCTACCGGCCAGAAAATTACGATAATACCTACCATGGGTGGGTTTCTGTTACTGAGGCGCTGACCCGATCTCTCAATGTGCCAGCCGTGAATCTTTCAGCCATTTTGGGAGAAGATGGCATTTACTCCTTTCTCAAAAATGCCGGGATAACAACCTTGAAACGCGATCAGGATTATTATGGTTTGTCCTTGATCCTCGGTGGTTGTGAAGTGACCCTATTGGAGCTCACCAATTTGTATGCTGGTTTGGCAAATGGCGGAGTATTTCGTCCTTACCGTCTGCTCAAAGATCAGCCAGAATCCCCTGGCAAACAATTGTTGAGCGAAGGTACTTGTTACATTATCTCTGAAATGATCAGCCAATTGCGTCGCCCAGATCTCCCCGCTTGTTGGGAATTTTCGATGAATTTACCGAAGGTCGCTTGGAAGACCGGGACGTCCTACGGACATCGCGACGCTTGGAGCATTGGCTATACGCCCCATTACACAGTCGGTGTTTGGATGGGAAATTTCGATGGACAAGGGGCGCCAGCCCTCGTCGGTGCTGAAGTTGCTGCCCCAGTATTGTTCGCCCTGTTCACTGCTTTGGAAAACCAGCCAAACACGCGCTGGTTTGTGCAGCCGAACAGTGTAGCGCGGCGCCAGGTGTGTGCAATGAGTGGCATGGCCCTCACCGAAAATTGCCCAGTGGCATGCAGCGAGCTCTACCTCCCCGGCATTTCTCCCAATCTCCCCTGCACCGTGCATCAAATTATTCTGATTGATAAAAAAACTGGTAAACGATTATGCTCATACTGTCGGGCTGGCCGGCAGTATCAGGAACGGATCGTTGAACAATGGCCAGCGGAAATTGCTACATGGATGGAACGTAACGGCTTCCCCATTGAAAAACTTCCAGAGCATTTTCCAGGCTGCACCAAACTGGCCGCGGGGGAGCGCCCCATCATTCGTTCTCCATCCGATAACGCAGAATTCAAAATTAGACCCTCTGTCAATTTGAAATATCAAAAGATTTTGTTAGATGCCTCTGTCTCTAATAGCATCCAAAAGATCTTCTGGTTCTTGGATGGCAAGATGATCTTTTGCGGTGCGCCTACTCAAAAAGTATTCATCACCCCAAAACTTGGGGATCATCACTTGCTTTGCCTGGACGAGGAAGGTCGTTCATCTGAAGTAAAATTTGTAGTCAAATAA
- a CDS encoding M1 family aminopeptidase: protein MKDVRIAKSCSARVYSIALLFFSLAATSALAIYRPSFQRNYDTQHIQLHLKIDHHQRSLLGKTKITIVPLHHHLTSLAFHAADLEIYSVSLADQIALHFTSDSETVAITFPHPIGIEDTITITIDYFARPKKGLYFNAPSAEKPNVPQQIYSHSEPIDARYWFPCYDEPDDKMTSEVIATVADSFFVLSNGRLVGVKHNPQDHTLTYHWLQDKPHVSYLVSIVAGVYSEIRENSKQVPLYYYVYPGQESLATNSFGKTQKMIEFFERKFGHPYPWDKYAQIIIARYAAAGMEHTSATSFDDRIIHDDRAHLDDNNDDLVAHELAHQWFGNLVTCHDWSHLWLQEGMATYAEILFKEFDAGNDEAQFAIYNDEQFYFEMIDKKFHQPIVFDAYLHPEEMFNYIEYQKAGLVLHMLRYTIGDSSFFSSLKTYLDRFKFQTAVTADFQSVVEQVSGQKLDWFFDQWCYHGGHPKLKISSAWLPERKQLQLYVTQQQSDSLGLIPVVFKAPVDVEIIGDRGRQTHRIFLEAREDTFSFSFRERPVLIRFDTANYLLKEVTFIKSQQEWIYQLLNDRHVAARLEALKALEKATFDTLQTITTVTHCLLCDPFWAVRKQAALFLIDHIKPHGDRFKSALISACADPHPQVRSAAVAALGFYYDRALNPVLRRIADQDASYKVVAEAIYSLSNVPDDSSFFLFSKLVDMESHNQSVRSAALHALRQLKDERAIPIAIRFAADRSQNEDIRLNAISMLKELGGTDPQAEAVTIQLLNDPNNFIKKKAIDALGQFRSSKALAALKQLAEQPLPDDIRRRVKNAIEKIEWHMKN, encoded by the coding sequence ATGAAAGATGTTCGCATCGCGAAATCTTGTAGTGCCCGAGTCTATTCTATTGCCCTGTTGTTCTTTTCTTTAGCGGCGACCTCTGCGCTCGCAATCTACCGGCCTTCATTTCAAAGAAATTATGACACTCAACATATCCAATTGCACTTAAAAATTGATCATCATCAGCGCTCACTATTGGGCAAGACGAAAATCACCATCGTCCCACTGCACCATCATCTCACCTCACTAGCATTTCATGCGGCCGATCTGGAGATTTATTCGGTTTCACTGGCCGATCAAATTGCTCTGCACTTTACATCGGATTCAGAGACGGTAGCAATTACCTTCCCTCATCCGATTGGGATCGAGGATACAATAACAATTACCATCGACTATTTCGCAAGGCCGAAAAAAGGGCTCTATTTTAATGCTCCCTCGGCGGAAAAACCCAATGTTCCGCAACAAATCTATTCGCACTCAGAACCCATCGATGCCCGCTACTGGTTTCCTTGCTATGACGAACCAGATGATAAAATGACCAGTGAAGTCATCGCTACGGTAGCGGATAGTTTTTTTGTGCTCTCCAACGGAAGGCTGGTCGGTGTCAAACATAATCCTCAGGATCATACACTAACCTATCATTGGCTACAGGATAAGCCTCATGTGAGCTATTTGGTTTCAATCGTTGCTGGCGTTTATTCTGAAATCAGGGAGAATTCCAAGCAAGTTCCTCTGTATTATTACGTTTATCCTGGTCAGGAAAGTTTGGCTACAAACAGCTTTGGTAAGACCCAGAAGATGATCGAATTTTTCGAGCGCAAATTCGGACATCCTTATCCATGGGATAAATATGCTCAGATTATCATTGCTCGTTATGCTGCTGCTGGGATGGAGCATACCAGTGCCACTTCGTTCGATGATCGCATCATTCATGACGATCGTGCCCACTTGGACGATAATAATGATGATCTGGTAGCCCATGAACTGGCGCATCAGTGGTTCGGCAACCTTGTCACTTGTCATGATTGGAGTCACTTGTGGCTTCAAGAGGGAATGGCGACTTATGCGGAAATATTATTCAAAGAATTCGACGCAGGGAACGACGAGGCTCAGTTCGCCATTTATAATGACGAGCAATTTTATTTCGAAATGATCGATAAAAAATTTCACCAGCCGATCGTATTCGATGCTTATCTGCATCCAGAAGAAATGTTCAATTATATCGAATATCAAAAAGCTGGGCTGGTTTTGCACATGTTGCGGTATACCATCGGCGATTCATCATTTTTTTCAAGCTTGAAAACTTATTTAGATCGCTTTAAATTTCAAACAGCCGTCACCGCAGATTTTCAAAGCGTGGTTGAGCAAGTGAGTGGTCAAAAGCTTGATTGGTTCTTCGATCAATGGTGTTACCATGGTGGGCATCCAAAGTTAAAAATCAGCAGCGCATGGCTTCCAGAGAGAAAACAGCTTCAGCTTTATGTCACACAACAACAATCAGATTCTTTGGGACTGATACCAGTTGTTTTTAAGGCTCCAGTCGACGTGGAAATCATCGGAGACAGAGGACGGCAAACCCATCGAATTTTTCTGGAGGCAAGGGAAGACACGTTCAGCTTTTCGTTCCGCGAGAGACCAGTTCTAATCCGTTTCGATACCGCGAATTACCTGCTGAAAGAAGTGACATTTATCAAATCGCAGCAAGAATGGATCTATCAATTGCTCAATGACCGACATGTTGCCGCTCGTCTCGAGGCTCTGAAAGCGCTGGAAAAAGCAACTTTTGATACGCTCCAAACCATCACAACAGTGACGCATTGCCTGCTTTGCGACCCGTTTTGGGCGGTCAGAAAACAAGCCGCCTTATTTTTGATTGACCATATCAAGCCCCATGGCGATCGATTCAAGTCGGCGCTCATTTCTGCCTGCGCAGATCCCCATCCCCAAGTGCGATCGGCAGCGGTGGCTGCTTTGGGATTCTATTATGATCGGGCTTTAAATCCTGTGCTGCGAAGGATTGCTGATCAGGACGCCAGCTATAAAGTGGTGGCTGAGGCCATTTATTCACTCTCAAATGTACCTGACGATAGCAGCTTCTTTCTGTTCAGCAAATTGGTGGACATGGAATCGCACAATCAAAGCGTCCGCAGCGCTGCTTTGCATGCATTGCGCCAATTAAAAGATGAACGCGCAATTCCGATTGCCATCCGGTTTGCTGCTGATCGCAGTCAGAATGAAGACATTCGGCTTAATGCCATCAGCATGCTCAAAGAGCTCGGCGGAACCGATCCCCAAGCCGAGGCCGTGACCATCCAGCTTTTAAATGATCCCAACAACTTTATTAAGAAAAAGGCCATTGATGCGTTGGGTCAATTTCGATCATCTAAAGCGTTAGCTGCCCTCAAACAATTAGCTGAACAGCCATTGCCAGATGATATCCGGCGTCGCGTAAAAAATGCGATCGAAAAAATCGAATGGCACATGAAAAATTGA
- a CDS encoding diguanylate cyclase, producing the protein MAETFDSLKNQIAELQQKCADLTSSNQDLKNRLAELNSLYLISLTLTRSLDLPEILKSIRSLFQKKLKVDFFGIFILDENLSSLSLQSYFGLARKIEELPPVKFGEDILGEALATEQTIYIPDISKANHYQFFKTIQMTGSFLAIPILIRKNHPLGVLSLQRRNIDAFAIEEREFFKRIALELAKVVDKSLLFQHTKELSITDDLTGLYNRRYFNQRFEREVLRAKRYRRPLSILLVDIDYFKNYNDINGHLLGDDVLKKVAYLIESNLRKADIVARYGGEEFVILLPEIDKVHADQVAEKLRRTVELRHFPKEQYQPNKNLTISIGLATLPEDSTNPRELLEFADRALYRAKEEGRNRVVAYHAAMMPYNSSNILHLEPKTMAIAK; encoded by the coding sequence ATGGCAGAAACTTTTGACAGCTTAAAAAACCAAATTGCAGAGCTTCAACAAAAATGTGCTGATCTGACATCGAGTAACCAGGATCTGAAAAATCGATTAGCAGAGCTCAATTCCCTTTATCTGATCAGCTTGACGCTAACTCGGAGTTTGGATTTGCCCGAAATATTGAAGTCAATTCGGAGCTTGTTTCAGAAAAAACTGAAGGTCGATTTTTTTGGGATTTTTATATTGGATGAGAACTTGAGCAGCTTAAGTTTGCAGTCCTATTTCGGACTTGCAAGAAAAATTGAAGAGCTGCCACCTGTGAAATTCGGAGAGGATATCTTAGGTGAGGCTTTAGCCACAGAACAAACGATCTACATCCCAGATATTTCTAAGGCAAATCATTACCAGTTCTTTAAAACAATCCAAATGACTGGTTCATTTTTGGCCATTCCGATCTTGATTCGGAAAAATCATCCTCTAGGAGTTCTCAGTTTGCAACGCCGAAATATCGATGCCTTCGCTATAGAGGAGCGCGAATTCTTCAAAAGAATCGCCCTGGAGCTCGCAAAAGTAGTGGATAAATCTTTGTTATTTCAGCATACCAAGGAGCTTTCAATCACCGATGATCTGACCGGACTTTACAATCGGCGTTATTTCAATCAAAGGTTCGAGCGTGAAGTATTGCGCGCAAAACGATATCGACGGCCTTTATCGATTCTTTTGGTTGACATTGACTATTTCAAAAACTATAATGATATCAACGGCCATCTTTTGGGCGATGACGTATTGAAAAAGGTTGCTTATCTGATAGAATCGAACCTTCGCAAAGCTGATATTGTCGCTCGTTATGGTGGAGAGGAATTCGTAATCCTGCTCCCGGAGATCGATAAGGTCCATGCAGATCAGGTGGCGGAGAAACTGCGACGAACGGTAGAACTGCGGCATTTTCCAAAAGAGCAATATCAGCCCAATAAGAATCTAACAATCTCGATTGGGCTCGCTACGTTGCCAGAGGACTCCACGAATCCCCGCGAACTACTCGAGTTTGCCGATCGGGCACTCTATCGAGCCAAAGAGGAAGGCCGCAATCGGGTCGTCGCCTACCATGCTGCGATGATGCCATACAATTCGTCAAACATTCTGCATTTAGAGCCGAAAACTATGGCCATTGCTAAATGA